The following proteins come from a genomic window of Achromobacter sp. AONIH1:
- the folB gene encoding dihydroneopterin aldolase, translating to MPTRRIILTGLALDARIGILEHERRATQPLHVDAEFDVDIARSVDDHDIHSVLDYRRLREAIVEECTQAHVNLIETLVEQVAARLLADFQEVRSLRLRISKPMAFSDCAAVGVETQISR from the coding sequence ATGCCCACACGTCGCATCATCCTCACCGGGCTCGCCCTCGACGCCCGCATCGGCATCCTCGAGCACGAGCGCCGCGCCACCCAGCCCCTGCATGTCGACGCCGAGTTCGACGTGGACATCGCCCGCTCGGTCGACGACCACGACATCCACAGCGTGCTGGACTATCGCCGCCTGCGCGAGGCCATCGTCGAGGAATGCACGCAGGCGCATGTGAACCTGATCGAAACGCTGGTGGAACAGGTCGCCGCGCGCCTGCTGGCCGACTTCCAGGAAGTGCGCTCGCTGCGCCTGCGCATCAGCAAGCCCATGGCGTTCTCGGACTGTGCCGCCGTGGGCGTGGAAACCCAGATCTCGCGTTGA
- the ttcA gene encoding tRNA 2-thiocytidine(32) synthetase TtcA, with the protein MNSIAPPEPLAAPAEADQPAVSRRHDKARLEGNKLSKRLARETTRALSDYNMIEAGDKVMVCLSGGKDSYALLDILLQLKKRAPFPFEVIAVNLDQKQPGFPADILPRYLTELGVPFHIETQDTYSIVTRVLEEGKTMCSLCSRLRRGILYRVASELGATKIALGHHRDDILGTFFLNLFYGGKTKGMPPKLVSDDGRHTVIRPLAYVPESDLIAYAELKQFPIIPCNLCGSQENLKRKEVGRMIQEWDRKHPGRSWNVFNALSRVVPSHLMDRDLFDFAGLKPTGVPDANGDTAFDTVDPEDEADTSCGDTPQAAEPGAIAEQKIVFSRS; encoded by the coding sequence ATGAATTCCATCGCCCCCCCCGAGCCGCTGGCCGCCCCCGCCGAAGCAGACCAGCCCGCGGTGTCCCGTCGCCACGACAAGGCCCGCCTGGAAGGCAACAAGCTCTCCAAGCGCCTGGCGCGCGAGACCACCCGCGCCCTCTCCGACTACAACATGATCGAGGCCGGCGACAAGGTCATGGTCTGCCTGTCGGGCGGCAAGGACTCCTACGCGCTGCTCGACATCCTGCTGCAGCTGAAGAAGCGCGCGCCCTTTCCCTTCGAGGTGATCGCGGTCAACCTGGACCAGAAGCAGCCGGGCTTTCCCGCCGACATCCTGCCGCGCTACCTGACCGAGCTGGGCGTGCCCTTCCACATCGAGACACAGGACACCTATTCCATCGTCACGCGCGTGCTGGAAGAGGGCAAGACCATGTGCTCGCTCTGTTCGCGGCTGCGCCGGGGCATCCTGTACCGCGTGGCCAGCGAGCTGGGCGCGACCAAGATCGCGCTGGGCCACCATCGCGACGACATCCTGGGCACCTTCTTCCTGAACCTGTTCTACGGCGGCAAGACCAAGGGCATGCCGCCCAAGCTGGTCTCGGACGACGGCCGCCACACGGTGATCCGGCCGCTGGCCTACGTGCCGGAAAGCGACCTGATCGCCTACGCCGAGCTCAAGCAGTTCCCCATCATCCCGTGCAACCTGTGCGGCTCGCAGGAGAACCTGAAGCGCAAGGAAGTGGGCCGGATGATCCAGGAATGGGACCGCAAGCATCCGGGCCGCTCCTGGAACGTGTTCAACGCGCTGTCGCGCGTGGTGCCCTCGCATCTGATGGACCGCGATCTGTTCGACTTCGCGGGGCTCAAGCCCACGGGCGTGCCCGATGCCAATGGCGATACCGCGTTCGACACGGTGGATCCGGAGGACGAGGCCGACACGTCTTGCGGCGATACGCCGCAAGCCGCGGAACCCGGCGCCATTGCCGAACAGAAGATCGTCTTTTCCCGCAGCTGA